One stretch of Methylococcus capsulatus DNA includes these proteins:
- the glnL gene encoding nitrogen regulation protein NR(II), with the protein MTASDTPSFFRRILDNLGDGVLLFDNTLTLTYINMPGEMLLAVSARQVLGVRARLVLPCSEQPVEPDMRHALDTGISLTKRNVTLVHPLHVITVNLHISPITEDEASGVLVQVQQVDRHLRISMEEQLLAQQNAAKSLLKGLAHEIKNPLGGLRGAAQLLERELHDELREYTQIIIEESDRLQSLLDRMLGPNKLPQKAWLNIHRVLDRVTQLVQVEVPAGVRIVRDYDPSIPEIFGDADQLIQAILNIVRNAAQALGMHGRIIIRSRIDRQVTIGERRHRMAVKIDIIDDGPGIKPELLNHIFYPMVTGRAEGTGLGLSIAQGLINQHGGLIECSSVPGNTVFSIFLPLEEDHEANVPGLGSR; encoded by the coding sequence ATGACGGCATCGGACACACCTTCTTTCTTCCGGCGCATCCTCGACAACCTCGGAGATGGCGTACTGTTGTTCGACAATACGCTGACCTTGACTTACATCAACATGCCCGGCGAGATGCTGCTGGCCGTCAGCGCCCGTCAGGTCCTGGGCGTCCGCGCACGTCTGGTGCTGCCGTGCAGCGAACAGCCGGTGGAGCCGGATATGAGGCATGCCTTGGACACCGGTATTTCCCTGACCAAGCGCAACGTCACCCTCGTCCATCCTCTGCATGTGATTACGGTGAACCTGCACATCTCGCCGATCACCGAGGACGAGGCCAGCGGGGTGCTGGTTCAGGTTCAGCAGGTGGACAGGCACTTGCGGATTTCCATGGAGGAGCAGTTGCTGGCGCAGCAGAATGCGGCCAAGTCGCTGCTCAAGGGGCTGGCACATGAGATCAAGAATCCGCTCGGGGGGCTGCGCGGCGCGGCGCAGCTCCTGGAGCGGGAGCTGCACGACGAGTTGCGTGAATATACCCAGATCATCATCGAGGAGTCCGATCGCCTGCAGTCCCTGCTGGACCGGATGCTCGGGCCGAACAAACTGCCCCAGAAAGCCTGGCTCAACATCCACCGGGTGCTGGACCGGGTAACCCAGCTGGTGCAGGTGGAGGTACCCGCCGGTGTCCGGATCGTGCGTGACTACGATCCGAGCATCCCGGAAATCTTCGGGGACGCCGATCAGCTGATCCAGGCCATTCTCAACATCGTGCGCAATGCCGCCCAGGCGTTGGGCATGCACGGCCGGATCATCATCCGCAGCCGTATCGACCGGCAGGTGACGATCGGTGAGCGGCGCCATCGCATGGCGGTGAAAATCGACATCATCGACGACGGTCCCGGCATCAAGCCGGAACTCTTGAACCATATTTTCTACCCGATGGTCACCGGGCGGGCCGAGGGCACCGGCCTGGGGCTATCGATCGCGCAGGGCCTGATCAACCAGCACGGCGGCCTGATCGAGTGCAGCAGTGTGCCCGGCAACACCGTTTTTTCCATATTTCTGCCTTTGGAGGAGGACCATGAAGCGAACGTTCCAGGTTTGGGTAGTCGATGA
- the ntrC gene encoding nitrogen regulation protein NR(I) has protein sequence MKRTFQVWVVDDDRSIRWVLEKALQKASIQTRAFSTANSMMEALNRDRPDAVLTDIRMPGLDGIELLKQLQTRFPDLPVVIMTAHSDLESAVSAFSGGAFEYLPKPFDVDEAVDLVARACSHSQRTATAEADDKGGLPEKTPEIIGEAPAMQEVFRAIARLARSNITVLINGESGTGKELVARALHRHSPRADKPFIALNMAAIPRDLLESELFGHERGAFTGAQARRAGRFEQADGGTLFLDEIGDMPAELQTRLLRVLAEGEFFPVGAHAPVKVDVRIIAATHQNLEQLVAEGRFREDLFHRLNVIRIHIPPLRERRQDITLLLRHFLKEASLELNVETKTLLPEVETYLCRLDWPGNVRQLENTCRWITVMAAGKDVHLDDLPPELLKARPEPVAVSSDWQDSFTQWIDARLRRGDRNVAKEAIDSAEGILISTALQFTRGRRQEAAKLLGYGRNTLTRKISELNLDV, from the coding sequence ATGAAGCGAACGTTCCAGGTTTGGGTAGTCGATGACGACCGGTCGATCCGCTGGGTCTTGGAAAAAGCGCTGCAGAAGGCGTCTATCCAGACCCGCGCCTTCTCGACCGCCAACAGCATGATGGAAGCGCTGAACCGGGACCGGCCGGATGCGGTGCTGACCGATATCCGCATGCCGGGGCTGGATGGCATCGAGCTGCTGAAGCAGTTGCAGACCAGATTTCCCGATCTGCCGGTCGTGATCATGACCGCGCATTCCGATCTGGAGAGCGCGGTGTCCGCCTTCAGCGGCGGTGCATTCGAGTACCTGCCGAAACCGTTCGACGTGGACGAGGCAGTGGATCTGGTCGCACGGGCCTGCAGCCACAGTCAGCGGACGGCGACCGCGGAGGCGGACGACAAGGGGGGCCTGCCGGAGAAGACTCCGGAGATCATCGGCGAGGCGCCGGCGATGCAGGAGGTGTTCCGCGCCATCGCCCGGCTTGCGCGTTCGAACATCACGGTGCTGATCAACGGTGAGTCGGGGACCGGCAAAGAGCTGGTCGCCCGTGCCCTGCATCGCCACAGTCCGCGCGCGGACAAGCCGTTCATCGCACTCAACATGGCCGCCATACCGCGGGATCTGCTGGAGTCCGAATTGTTCGGCCACGAACGCGGCGCTTTTACCGGTGCGCAGGCCCGCCGGGCCGGGCGGTTCGAGCAGGCCGACGGCGGCACGCTGTTCCTGGACGAGATCGGCGACATGCCGGCGGAATTGCAGACCCGTCTGCTGCGCGTGCTGGCCGAGGGCGAGTTTTTTCCGGTCGGCGCCCATGCCCCGGTCAAGGTGGACGTCCGGATCATCGCCGCGACGCACCAGAACCTGGAGCAACTGGTGGCGGAGGGGCGCTTCCGAGAGGATTTGTTCCACCGGCTCAATGTCATCCGCATCCACATCCCCCCGCTCAGGGAGCGGCGCCAGGACATCACCCTGCTGCTCCGGCATTTCCTGAAGGAGGCCAGCCTGGAACTCAACGTCGAGACCAAGACGCTGTTGCCCGAAGTCGAGACCTACCTGTGCCGGCTGGACTGGCCGGGCAATGTCCGGCAGTTGGAGAACACCTGCCGCTGGATCACGGTCATGGCGGCCGGCAAGGACGTACACCTGGACGACCTGCCGCCGGAGCTGCTCAAGGCCCGGCCGGAGCCGGTCGCGGTTTCGAGCGACTGGCAGGACAGCTTCACCCAATGGATCGATGCCCGTCTGCGGCGCGGTGACCGCAACGTGGCCAAGGAGGCCATCGATTCGGCCGAAGGCATTCTCATCAGCACCGCCCTGCAGTTCACCCGGGGCCGCCGCCAGGAGGCAGCCAAGCTGCTGGGTTACGGGAGGAATACCCTGACCCGTAAAATAAGCGAGTTGAATCTCGACGTTTGA
- a CDS encoding glycogen/starch/alpha-glucan phosphorylase: MLTRKFKTSNPTELLTEMPGLGMKAKHLCADIRRHFNCTLGRGRDCRSVHYAYSALALTVRDRLMERWRNTEYAYHQADCRRTYYLSLEFLLGRALSNAMLNLGLEEPIHQALNELGLDLEELADSEFDAGLGNGGLGRLAACFIDSCATLQLPVMGYGIRYEYGMFRQMIVNGYQVEEPDHWLRNGHVWEQERPELTVRVKFGGRTEFSNDASRPGQVVWLDTDDVLAVPFDIPVPGYRNGTVNTLRLWKSAATDEFKLGEFNAGDYAESVRAKNLAENISMVLYPNDASENGKELRLRQQYFLASASLQDVLRRWVADHGEDFSAFAAKNCFQLNDTHPTIAVAELMRLFIDEHGLNWNEAWAITNRTMAYTNHTLLPEALEKWPVRLFRQMLPRLLEIIFEINARFLGEVAARWPGDIDRLARMSLIEEGHEQQVRMAYLAIVGSFSINGVAALHSDLLKHGLFKDFHELWPERFNNKTNGITPRRWLAACNPELAGLISEAIGDKWIADLTRLADLRPFAEDAAFRQRWMAIKRRNKERLLDFKNRELGLNLVNPDLMFDVQVKRIHEYKRQLLNVLHVIHLFDRIKRGDLQDWTPRCVLFGGKAAPGYVMAKRIIKLINNVAGTINGDPEMNDRLCVLFLPNYRVTAMEVICPGTDLSEQISTAGKEASGTGNMKFMMNGALTIGTLDGANIEIREEVGEENFFLFGLTAEEVERRRSNYDPGAIIETNEELKRVMGLLESGFFSRFEPGIFDPIIESIRSPHDPWMTAADFPGYVEAQKAAAAAFSDKERWARMSILNTAASGKFSTDRTIAEYNREIWKLTPIPALPVK, encoded by the coding sequence ATGCTCACACGCAAGTTCAAGACCAGTAACCCGACCGAACTCCTGACCGAAATGCCCGGTCTGGGAATGAAGGCCAAGCACCTCTGCGCCGACATCCGCCGGCATTTCAACTGCACTTTGGGACGGGGACGGGACTGCCGTTCGGTTCACTACGCTTACTCGGCATTGGCGCTGACGGTGCGCGACCGCCTGATGGAGCGCTGGAGGAACACCGAATATGCCTACCATCAGGCGGATTGCCGTCGGACCTATTACCTGTCGCTGGAATTCCTGCTCGGTCGCGCCTTGAGCAACGCGATGCTGAACCTGGGGCTCGAGGAGCCGATCCATCAGGCCCTCAACGAGTTGGGGCTGGACCTGGAAGAGCTGGCGGATTCGGAGTTCGATGCCGGTCTGGGCAATGGCGGTCTGGGGCGGCTGGCGGCCTGCTTCATCGACAGTTGCGCCACGTTGCAGCTTCCGGTGATGGGCTACGGCATCCGTTACGAATACGGTATGTTCCGGCAGATGATCGTCAACGGCTACCAGGTCGAGGAGCCGGACCACTGGCTGCGGAACGGTCACGTATGGGAGCAGGAGCGGCCGGAGCTGACGGTGCGGGTCAAGTTCGGCGGCCGCACCGAATTTTCCAACGATGCGTCGCGGCCGGGGCAGGTGGTCTGGCTCGACACCGACGACGTGCTGGCCGTGCCCTTCGACATTCCGGTGCCGGGGTATCGGAACGGCACGGTCAATACCCTGAGGCTTTGGAAATCCGCCGCCACCGACGAATTCAAGCTGGGCGAGTTCAACGCGGGCGACTATGCCGAATCCGTCCGTGCCAAGAACCTGGCGGAAAACATCTCGATGGTGCTGTATCCGAACGACGCCAGCGAGAACGGCAAGGAGCTGCGGCTGCGCCAGCAGTATTTCCTGGCCTCGGCCAGCCTTCAGGACGTCCTGCGCCGGTGGGTGGCGGATCACGGCGAGGATTTCTCGGCGTTCGCCGCGAAAAACTGCTTCCAGCTCAACGACACCCATCCGACCATCGCGGTGGCCGAGCTGATGCGCCTCTTCATCGACGAGCACGGCCTGAACTGGAACGAGGCCTGGGCCATCACCAACCGCACCATGGCTTACACCAACCATACGCTGCTGCCCGAGGCGCTGGAAAAATGGCCGGTGCGGCTTTTCCGGCAGATGCTGCCCCGCTTGCTGGAGATCATTTTCGAGATCAATGCGCGCTTCCTGGGCGAGGTCGCAGCGCGCTGGCCCGGCGATATCGACCGGCTCGCGCGGATGTCGCTGATCGAAGAGGGACACGAACAGCAGGTGCGGATGGCTTATCTCGCCATCGTCGGGAGCTTTTCGATCAACGGCGTCGCGGCCCTGCATTCCGATCTGCTGAAGCATGGTCTGTTCAAGGATTTCCACGAGCTGTGGCCGGAGCGTTTCAACAACAAGACCAACGGCATCACCCCCCGGCGCTGGCTGGCCGCCTGCAATCCGGAACTGGCCGGCCTCATCAGCGAGGCCATCGGCGACAAGTGGATCGCCGATCTGACCCGTCTGGCCGATCTGCGTCCGTTCGCCGAGGATGCGGCGTTCCGGCAGCGGTGGATGGCGATCAAGCGGCGTAACAAGGAGCGGCTGCTCGACTTCAAGAACCGCGAGCTGGGGTTGAATCTGGTGAATCCCGATCTGATGTTCGACGTCCAGGTCAAGCGTATCCACGAATACAAGCGCCAGTTGCTCAACGTGCTGCACGTGATCCATCTGTTCGACCGCATCAAGCGGGGCGATCTCCAGGACTGGACGCCCCGCTGTGTCCTGTTCGGAGGCAAAGCGGCCCCGGGCTACGTGATGGCGAAGCGCATCATCAAGCTCATCAACAACGTCGCCGGAACGATCAACGGCGATCCCGAAATGAACGATCGCCTGTGTGTGTTGTTCCTGCCGAACTATCGGGTCACCGCCATGGAGGTAATCTGTCCGGGCACCGATCTGTCGGAGCAGATTTCCACGGCGGGCAAGGAGGCTTCGGGCACCGGCAACATGAAGTTCATGATGAACGGCGCCCTGACCATCGGAACGCTGGACGGCGCCAACATCGAGATTCGGGAGGAAGTAGGCGAGGAAAATTTCTTCCTGTTCGGCTTGACCGCCGAGGAGGTCGAACGCCGCCGCAGCAACTACGACCCCGGCGCCATCATCGAGACGAACGAAGAGCTGAAACGGGTCATGGGACTCTTGGAGAGTGGCTTTTTCAGCCGTTTCGAGCCCGGCATTTTCGACCCCATCATCGAATCGATCCGCAGTCCTCACGATCCCTGGATGACGGCGGCCGATTTCCCCGGCTACGTCGAGGCGCAGAAGGCGGCTGCGGCCGCGTTCAGTGACAAGGAGCGCTGGGCGCGGATGAGCATCCTGAACACCGCCGCCAGCGGCAAGTTCTCCACCGACCGCACCATCGCCGAATACAACCGTGAGATCTGGAAGCTGACACCGATACCGGCTTTGCCGGTGAAATAA
- the trmL gene encoding tRNA (uridine(34)/cytosine(34)/5-carboxymethylaminomethyluridine(34)-2'-O)-methyltransferase TrmL, with protein MFHIVLYEPEIPPNTGNVIRLCANTGARLHLIEPLGFEMDDARLRRAGLDYREWAEVARHRDWEGFVAAVAPERIFALTTQGEVGHADVTYRPGDAFLFGPESRGLPAAMLARFEAGRRIRLPMRPGSRSLNLSNAVAVVCFEAWRQCGFAGAASASER; from the coding sequence ATGTTCCACATCGTGCTGTACGAGCCGGAGATTCCGCCGAACACCGGCAATGTCATCCGGCTCTGTGCCAACACCGGCGCCCGCCTGCACCTCATCGAGCCGCTGGGGTTCGAAATGGACGATGCGCGTCTGCGCCGGGCGGGTCTGGATTACCGCGAATGGGCCGAGGTGGCCCGGCATCGCGACTGGGAGGGTTTCGTGGCGGCAGTCGCACCGGAGCGGATATTCGCACTGACGACCCAGGGCGAGGTCGGCCATGCCGACGTGACTTACCGGCCTGGTGATGCTTTCCTATTCGGTCCAGAGTCGCGCGGGTTGCCGGCGGCGATGCTCGCCCGGTTCGAGGCGGGCCGGCGGATCCGGCTGCCGATGCGGCCGGGCTCGCGTAGCCTGAACCTGTCCAATGCCGTCGCGGTGGTGTGTTTCGAGGCCTGGCGTCAATGCGGCTTCGCGGGCGCGGCGTCCGCCTCGGAGCGTTAG
- a CDS encoding NAD(P)H-dependent glycerol-3-phosphate dehydrogenase, which yields MTPRISVLGAGSWGTALALLIARNGVPTLLWSHRREHAQTMAAERRNARYLPHAAFPETLAVTADLAEAVAAAGDAVLVAVPSHAFRATLELCTPHLQPEAGLMWATKGLDRTRGCLLHETAREILGPERELAVLSGPTFAAEVVAELPSAITVGASSEAFGAKIVSWLHNAYFRAYTTDDLIGAQLGGACKNVLAIAAGISDGLGFGANARAALITRGLAEMMRLSLALGARTETLMGLAGVGDLVLTATDNQSRNRRFGLGVGKGRPREEIHAEIGQEIEGILAARLIHELAGRKGVDMPITAQTYRVLYEGLPPEEAVRNLLLREPKPEWGC from the coding sequence ATGACACCCCGCATCAGTGTTCTCGGCGCCGGCTCCTGGGGGACGGCGCTGGCCCTGCTCATCGCCAGGAACGGCGTGCCCACTCTGTTGTGGAGCCACCGCCGGGAACACGCCCAAACCATGGCGGCAGAACGCCGAAACGCGCGCTACCTGCCCCATGCCGCATTCCCCGAAACCCTGGCAGTGACAGCGGACCTGGCCGAAGCGGTCGCCGCGGCCGGCGATGCCGTGCTCGTCGCCGTTCCCAGCCATGCCTTCCGCGCTACACTCGAGCTCTGCACCCCGCATCTGCAACCGGAAGCCGGTCTCATGTGGGCCACCAAGGGGCTGGACCGCACCCGCGGCTGTCTGCTGCACGAAACCGCCCGCGAGATTCTCGGTCCGGAACGTGAGCTCGCGGTGCTGTCGGGACCGACCTTCGCCGCCGAAGTGGTCGCAGAACTGCCCAGCGCCATCACCGTCGGCGCCAGTAGCGAAGCCTTCGGCGCCAAGATCGTTTCCTGGCTGCACAACGCCTATTTCCGCGCCTACACCACCGACGACCTCATCGGCGCCCAGTTGGGAGGCGCCTGCAAGAACGTGCTGGCGATCGCCGCCGGCATCTCCGACGGCTTGGGGTTCGGCGCCAACGCCCGGGCTGCCCTCATCACCCGGGGACTGGCCGAGATGATGCGGCTGAGTCTCGCCCTGGGCGCCAGGACCGAAACGCTCATGGGCCTGGCCGGCGTCGGCGATCTGGTGCTCACCGCGACCGACAACCAGAGCCGCAACCGCCGCTTCGGCCTGGGGGTGGGCAAAGGCCGGCCACGGGAGGAAATCCATGCCGAAATCGGCCAGGAGATCGAAGGCATCCTGGCGGCCCGGCTGATCCACGAACTCGCCGGCAGGAAGGGCGTGGACATGCCGATCACCGCCCAGACCTACCGCGTGCTCTACGAAGGCTTGCCACCGGAGGAAGCGGTGCGCAATCTGTTGCTGCGGGAACCCAAGCCGGAATGGGGCTGCTAA
- the secB gene encoding protein-export chaperone SecB, translated as MSEENQQPERQFAIQKLYIKDVSFETPNSPAVFTLKWEPKVEFNIGSKVQQLQEGLFEVSLSVTITVKLEDKTAYLVEICQAGIFTISGFPEQEMGPLLGSYCPNILFPYAREAVSDLVNKGGFPPMLLAPINFDALYMQQVQMAQQQAQQATPH; from the coding sequence ATGAGCGAAGAAAACCAGCAGCCCGAAAGACAGTTCGCCATCCAGAAACTCTACATCAAGGACGTCTCCTTCGAGACCCCCAACTCGCCAGCCGTCTTTACTCTGAAGTGGGAACCGAAAGTCGAATTCAATATCGGCTCCAAGGTCCAGCAGCTCCAGGAAGGACTGTTCGAAGTCAGCCTCTCGGTCACGATCACCGTGAAGCTGGAAGACAAGACCGCCTATCTGGTCGAAATCTGCCAGGCCGGCATTTTCACGATCAGCGGTTTTCCCGAACAGGAAATGGGACCGTTGCTCGGCAGCTATTGCCCCAACATCCTGTTCCCCTATGCCCGCGAGGCGGTCTCGGACCTCGTGAACAAAGGCGGCTTCCCGCCGATGCTGCTGGCGCCGATCAATTTCGACGCGCTGTACATGCAGCAGGTTCAGATGGCCCAGCAGCAGGCCCAGCAGGCCACGCCGCACTGA
- a CDS encoding rhodanese-like domain-containing protein: MTRLLEFLGNHWMMAGALLVVTVLLIQDLLESLFRKHKVLTPAGAVQLMNTEDALVVDVREPAEFTEGHIEGAYHIPLGKLEERASELAQYKDKPVIVTCQQGTRSPSACKTLTKQGFSRIYEMRGGMLAWGDAHYPVTRKRKKS; this comes from the coding sequence ATGACCCGGTTGCTCGAATTTCTCGGCAATCACTGGATGATGGCCGGCGCGCTGCTCGTCGTCACCGTCCTGCTGATACAAGACCTCCTGGAATCGCTGTTCCGCAAGCACAAGGTGCTGACACCGGCCGGTGCCGTCCAGCTCATGAATACGGAAGACGCGCTGGTGGTCGATGTCCGCGAGCCGGCGGAATTCACCGAAGGCCACATCGAAGGCGCCTACCACATCCCCTTGGGAAAGCTCGAAGAACGCGCCTCAGAACTCGCCCAATACAAGGACAAGCCGGTCATCGTCACCTGCCAGCAGGGCACCCGTTCGCCCTCCGCATGCAAAACCCTGACGAAGCAAGGCTTCAGCCGGATCTACGAGATGCGCGGCGGCATGCTGGCATGGGGAGACGCCCATTACCCCGTGACCAGGAAACGCAAGAAATCCTGA
- a CDS encoding ArsR/SmtB family transcription factor, with product MQTDLITDESEIRLAAHSLKAMAHPLRLKILCTLSTGRISVQDLVEQVGTTQSNVSQHLAILRDKGILNSHRDANKVYYFVEDERMLQLVRMIKEVFCKH from the coding sequence ATGCAAACTGACCTCATCACCGACGAATCGGAGATCCGCCTCGCCGCCCACAGCCTGAAGGCCATGGCGCATCCCTTGCGGCTCAAGATTCTCTGCACCTTGAGCACAGGGCGCATCAGCGTCCAGGACCTGGTGGAACAGGTCGGCACGACCCAGAGCAATGTCTCTCAACACCTCGCCATATTGCGAGACAAGGGCATCCTGAATTCCCACCGAGACGCCAACAAAGTCTATTACTTCGTGGAAGACGAAAGGATGCTGCAGCTCGTACGCATGATCAAGGAAGTATTCTGCAAACACTAA
- a CDS encoding murein hydrolase activator EnvC family protein gives MKVLVFAGLLMSLASGPAIPVDDGDVAGRLKAIRDRIASAEKDLETIEARQGSVSAELRRVEERYGDLVHTLRLLEDKTAVQARRAAESNRRLAELQQAVLKQHKALASLARSAYALGGRQWLKLVLNIDEPGRLARMMAYHGYLNRDHYARLEALQKDVAQVRALQDEASADAGRLEALRERIEHEKVELDETRRQRLEVLARLREEHQGKDAELIRLKESEHRLEALVSSLREIVTEFTASLAAPRSFARRKGQLSWPATGERVAQFGGQRMSGRWDGVVIRAPEGAPVKAVSEGRVVFSDWLRGYGLLTIVDHGDGYMSLYAFNQSVYKNVGDWVESGEVIASVGSSGGQTEPGLYFGIRENGQPIDPSQWCKD, from the coding sequence GTGAAGGTGCTGGTCTTCGCTGGCCTCCTGATGTCCTTGGCATCCGGTCCGGCGATTCCCGTGGATGATGGCGACGTCGCCGGGCGGCTGAAGGCGATCCGCGACCGGATCGCGTCCGCGGAGAAAGACCTGGAAACGATCGAAGCCCGTCAGGGCAGCGTGTCCGCCGAGTTGCGGCGGGTCGAGGAGCGGTATGGCGATCTGGTGCACACACTCCGGCTGCTGGAAGACAAAACGGCCGTTCAGGCCAGGCGTGCGGCGGAGTCCAACCGTCGTCTCGCCGAGCTGCAGCAGGCGGTGCTCAAGCAGCACAAGGCGCTGGCTTCGCTGGCGCGGTCCGCCTATGCGCTGGGCGGCCGGCAATGGCTCAAGCTGGTGCTGAACATTGATGAGCCGGGGCGATTGGCCCGCATGATGGCGTACCACGGTTACCTGAACCGGGATCATTACGCCCGTCTCGAGGCGCTGCAAAAGGACGTCGCCCAGGTCCGGGCGCTGCAGGATGAGGCATCGGCCGACGCCGGCCGTCTCGAGGCCCTGCGGGAACGCATCGAACACGAAAAGGTCGAACTGGATGAAACCCGCCGGCAGCGGCTGGAGGTGCTGGCCCGGCTCCGCGAGGAGCACCAGGGAAAGGATGCCGAACTGATCCGGCTCAAGGAAAGCGAGCATCGGCTGGAAGCTCTGGTATCCTCCCTGCGCGAAATCGTCACGGAGTTCACCGCTTCGCTCGCGGCGCCAAGGTCGTTCGCGCGGCGCAAGGGCCAGCTGAGCTGGCCGGCGACGGGCGAGCGGGTGGCGCAGTTCGGCGGCCAGCGGATGTCGGGGCGCTGGGATGGAGTGGTGATCAGGGCGCCGGAAGGTGCGCCGGTCAAGGCGGTGTCGGAAGGGCGGGTGGTCTTTTCCGATTGGCTTCGCGGGTATGGTTTGCTTACCATCGTCGATCATGGCGATGGCTATATGAGCTTGTACGCATTCAATCAGAGTGTCTACAAGAACGTCGGCGACTGGGTGGAGTCCGGAGAGGTCATCGCCAGCGTCGGTTCCAGCGGCGGACAAACGGAGCCGGGCCTGTATTTCGGCATTCGGGAGAATGGCCAGCCCATTGATCCGTCGCAGTGGTGCAAGGATTGA
- a CDS encoding S41 family peptidase: MRALKIGLLVGVVSAASWAEEKSTPAGAVNIPFEGLKTFSEVYGRIQQDYVEPVPDDKLLEDAIRGMLSGLDPHSTYLDQEQYNELKVGTTGQFGGLGIEVGMENGFVKVIAPIDDTPAFHAGIKAGDLIIRLDDKPVKGMSLNDAVKMMRGEPGSPIVLTVVREGVEQPLKITIVRDIIKIKSVKSRILEDGYGYLRITSFQSKTGDNVIEAIDEMKKKGPLKGLVLDLRNNPGGVLNAAVAVSDAFLESGLIVYTDGRVEDAKMRFSATPNDVIGGAPIVVLINGGSASASEIVAGALQDHKRAVIMGEKTFGKGSVQTILPTSNGGAVKLTTARYYTPSGRSIQAEGITPDVPISRVKLEMAAKSEFAPIKEADLTGHLSNDKAKKGGDAKDKESEKVDEALALQDYPLNEALNLLKGINIVHKNGVKN, from the coding sequence ATGCGTGCGCTCAAGATTGGTTTGTTGGTCGGTGTGGTGTCGGCGGCGAGTTGGGCGGAGGAAAAATCCACGCCCGCGGGGGCGGTCAATATCCCGTTCGAGGGGTTGAAGACATTTTCCGAGGTTTACGGCCGCATCCAGCAGGACTACGTCGAGCCGGTACCGGACGACAAGCTTCTGGAGGACGCCATCCGGGGGATGCTGTCGGGACTCGATCCGCACTCCACCTACCTGGACCAGGAGCAGTACAACGAATTGAAGGTCGGGACTACCGGCCAGTTCGGCGGGCTTGGCATCGAGGTCGGGATGGAGAACGGCTTCGTCAAGGTGATCGCACCGATCGACGACACGCCGGCGTTCCATGCAGGCATCAAGGCGGGCGACCTGATCATCCGCCTCGACGACAAGCCGGTGAAAGGCATGTCCCTCAACGATGCGGTCAAGATGATGCGGGGTGAACCGGGCAGCCCGATCGTACTGACCGTGGTCCGTGAAGGTGTGGAGCAGCCGCTCAAGATCACCATCGTCCGCGATATCATCAAGATCAAGAGTGTCAAAAGCAGGATACTGGAAGATGGCTATGGTTATCTGCGCATCACCAGCTTCCAGTCCAAGACCGGGGACAACGTGATCGAGGCTATCGACGAGATGAAGAAGAAGGGCCCGCTGAAAGGACTCGTCCTCGACCTGCGCAACAATCCGGGTGGGGTGCTGAATGCCGCGGTAGCAGTCAGCGATGCCTTCCTCGAAAGCGGCCTGATCGTCTACACCGATGGCCGGGTAGAGGATGCCAAGATGCGCTTCTCCGCGACCCCGAATGATGTCATCGGCGGTGCCCCCATCGTGGTACTGATCAATGGCGGTTCGGCCTCGGCCTCGGAGATCGTGGCGGGCGCGCTGCAGGACCACAAACGGGCGGTCATCATGGGTGAGAAGACCTTCGGCAAGGGCTCGGTCCAGACCATCCTCCCGACCAGCAACGGCGGCGCCGTCAAGCTGACTACGGCGCGCTACTACACGCCGTCGGGGCGTTCGATCCAGGCCGAAGGCATCACCCCGGACGTGCCGATCTCCCGGGTCAAGCTGGAAATGGCGGCGAAGTCGGAGTTCGCCCCCATCAAGGAGGCCGATCTCACCGGTCATCTCAGCAACGACAAGGCCAAGAAAGGCGGGGATGCGAAGGACAAGGAGTCGGAGAAGGTCGACGAGGCGCTCGCCCTGCAGGACTATCCGCTGAACGAAGCGCTCAACCTGCTCAAGGGCATCAACATCGTGCATAAGAACGGCGTCAAGAACTGA
- a CDS encoding Hsp20/alpha crystallin family protein — MTISRNEPWSLLNQLQRELERSFEGRQGPDSAATAEWTPAVDIKEEADRYVLLADLPGVSPDNIDVSMEQGVLTLRGERNTEARTERSGYKRIERVYGSFYRRFSLPDTADADGISARYNNGVLEIVIPKKAAIQPRRIVVSAD; from the coding sequence ATGACAATCAGCCGCAATGAGCCGTGGAGTTTGTTGAATCAACTGCAGCGGGAACTGGAGCGTTCCTTCGAAGGACGCCAGGGTCCGGATTCCGCAGCGACGGCTGAATGGACGCCGGCCGTCGACATCAAGGAGGAAGCCGACCGTTACGTCCTTCTCGCCGATCTCCCGGGCGTCAGCCCGGACAACATCGACGTCTCGATGGAGCAGGGCGTTTTGACGCTGCGCGGTGAACGGAATACCGAGGCCCGTACGGAGCGTTCCGGCTACAAGCGTATCGAGCGGGTCTACGGCAGCTTCTACCGCCGGTTTTCGCTGCCGGATACCGCCGACGCCGATGGCATATCCGCGCGCTACAACAACGGGGTGCTGGAGATCGTGATTCCCAAGAAAGCGGCGATTCAGCCGCGACGAATCGTCGTCAGCGCCGACTGA